A genomic window from Sphingobacterium spiritivorum includes:
- a CDS encoding RNA polymerase sigma factor, whose translation MKERESEFLTLIEKNKGIIYKVSRMYMDDPDDRNDLSQEIIFQLWKSFDSFKNASQFSTWMYRVAINTALVYFKKDKRKQDRVPLETYHDIADEQDADQREEQLAVFYKAVQELNQVEKALIFLFLEGQSHRDIADNLGISEVNARVKLNRTKEKIQQIIKKYEYEF comes from the coding sequence GTGAAAGAGAGAGAATCCGAATTTCTTACTTTGATTGAAAAGAACAAAGGTATCATCTATAAGGTGTCCAGAATGTATATGGATGATCCGGATGATAGAAATGATCTTTCACAGGAGATTATTTTTCAGCTTTGGAAGTCTTTTGATTCCTTCAAAAATGCCAGTCAGTTTTCTACTTGGATGTACAGAGTTGCGATCAATACCGCTTTGGTCTATTTCAAAAAGGATAAGCGTAAACAAGACCGGGTGCCTTTGGAGACTTACCATGATATAGCCGATGAGCAGGATGCTGATCAAAGGGAGGAACAGCTTGCTGTGTTTTATAAGGCTGTGCAGGAACTTAATCAGGTTGAAAAGGCATTGATCTTTCTCTTTCTGGAAGGGCAGAGCCACCGGGATATTGCAGACAACCTGGGGATATCGGAAGTCAATGCCCGGGTGAAATTGAATCGTACAAAAGAAAAAATACAGCAGATCATTAAAAAATACGAATATGAATTTTGA
- a CDS encoding acyl-CoA thioesterase — protein MENTFYEGQVIWAQIDANRHMRHSAYADICAQARSNMLKKIGLSLDQFASQGIGPILFREELIYHREVRLDEYVSVKIVLTKFNLANARFSFRHDVYKEDDVKAATVNVDGAWLDIKARKLVNIPEEWYVFMQHVPKADDYEEFDAL, from the coding sequence ATGGAAAACACATTTTATGAAGGTCAGGTAATATGGGCACAGATCGATGCGAACAGACATATGCGCCATTCGGCATACGCTGATATTTGCGCTCAGGCACGTAGTAATATGCTCAAAAAAATAGGTCTCTCTCTGGATCAGTTTGCTTCACAGGGAATTGGACCTATCCTGTTCAGAGAAGAACTGATCTATCACAGAGAGGTCAGACTGGATGAATATGTCTCTGTAAAAATAGTTTTGACCAAATTTAATTTAGCAAATGCCAGATTCTCTTTCAGACACGACGTCTACAAAGAAGATGACGTCAAAGCAGCTACAGTCAATGTAGATGGTGCATGGTTAGATATAAAAGCCCGCAAATTGGTCAACATTCCTGAAGAATGGTACGTTTTTATGCAACATGTTCCTAAAGCTGATGATTATGAGGAGTTTGATGCATTATAA
- a CDS encoding DUF2085 domain-containing protein — protein MKTKLEFTFCHRKPERSFFWKGKQFPVCARCTGIHLGYLSTFLFLFGVITMNFWVAVLCMLPTIIDGLTQAYCNRESNNTLRFITGIMAGVGTMAICAIIGTAIGNLILEGIKLIIKYN, from the coding sequence ATGAAAACCAAACTGGAATTTACTTTTTGCCATCGCAAACCTGAGCGATCTTTTTTTTGGAAAGGCAAGCAATTTCCTGTTTGCGCGCGTTGTACAGGAATTCATCTGGGTTATTTGTCCACGTTCTTATTTTTATTTGGAGTGATCACAATGAATTTTTGGGTTGCGGTATTGTGCATGTTACCGACAATTATTGACGGTTTGACTCAGGCTTATTGCAACAGAGAAAGTAATAATACCCTCCGGTTTATAACCGGCATTATGGCCGGAGTAGGAACAATGGCTATCTGTGCTATTATCGGAACAGCAATCGGAAATTTAATATTAGAAGGAATAAAATTAATCATTAAATATAATTAA
- a CDS encoding Hsp20/alpha crystallin family protein, with protein sequence MALLKFPTKAVNTDAVNPFVNSVFDNLFNDSFITDRLVTRVPAVNIAEAEDSFQIELAAPGLQKSDFKINVDKNMMTISAEKTSETEAEQKLFSKREFNYSSFTRSFTLPDTVDYSNIEASYENGILVVKVGKKEEAIVAKRLIEVK encoded by the coding sequence ATGGCATTATTAAAATTCCCTACAAAAGCAGTAAATACAGATGCAGTTAATCCGTTTGTAAATTCAGTTTTCGATAATTTATTTAATGATTCATTTATTACGGATCGGTTAGTGACTCGCGTACCGGCAGTGAATATTGCAGAAGCAGAGGATTCTTTTCAGATCGAACTGGCTGCTCCGGGATTGCAGAAGTCAGATTTCAAGATCAATGTAGATAAAAATATGATGACTATCTCTGCTGAAAAAACTTCAGAGACAGAAGCAGAACAAAAATTATTCAGTAAAAGAGAATTTAACTATTCGTCCTTTACACGCTCATTTACATTACCTGATACTGTAGATTACAGCAATATTGAGGCTTCTTATGAAAATGGTATTTTGGTTGTAAAAGTGGGTAAGAAAGAAGAAGCAATTGTTGCTAAAAGATTGATTGAAGTCAAATAA
- a CDS encoding dihydroneopterin aldolase, with translation MATRIQTIAINDARFYAPVGYYAEEIVTGNEFLVDIEVSYPYKVHSQDELTNTLNYEQLYAIAADVMKQKRKLIESAVEEILETIVNQFDFAEQVNISITKINPLFGGDRANSRIALSYTK, from the coding sequence ATGGCTACACGTATACAGACGATTGCGATAAATGATGCCCGGTTCTATGCTCCTGTTGGTTATTATGCGGAGGAAATTGTGACCGGAAATGAGTTTTTAGTCGATATTGAAGTGAGCTACCCCTATAAAGTCCATTCACAGGACGAGCTTACGAATACATTGAACTATGAACAATTGTATGCTATAGCTGCGGATGTGATGAAGCAAAAAAGAAAACTGATCGAATCCGCTGTGGAGGAAATACTCGAGACAATTGTTAATCAATTTGACTTTGCGGAGCAGGTGAACATCTCTATTACCAAGATCAACCCTCTCTTTGGCGGAGATCGTGCAAATTCCCGGATAGCGCTCTCTTACACTAAATAA
- a CDS encoding 3-keto-disaccharide hydrolase encodes MKKYPVLLSICCLTLSLPSAFSQTQFKPEDTEYYSPKPRIVTSSNGIPADAVILFNGKDLSQWQSEGKPGSTATWSVEDNILTVKPSSGNIQTKEKFNDFQLHIEWRSPLTVKGKGQGRGNSGIFLQGLYEIQVLDNNDNPTYVNGQAGSIYKQRPPLVESRVSAGQWHTYDIIYTAPRFNNDGMLISKARVTVLHNGILVQNNTEIEGTTEYIGLPKLKAHGAGPIVLQDHGDLVSYRNIWIRNL; translated from the coding sequence ATGAAAAAATATCCCGTTCTTCTCAGCATCTGTTGCTTAACCCTCTCCTTACCTTCTGCATTTTCACAGACGCAGTTCAAACCCGAAGACACCGAATACTATAGTCCTAAACCTAGAATAGTCACTTCTTCAAACGGTATCCCTGCTGACGCTGTAATTTTGTTCAATGGTAAAGACCTTAGTCAATGGCAGTCTGAGGGAAAACCGGGAAGCACCGCAACCTGGTCTGTAGAGGATAATATACTAACTGTAAAACCGTCCTCCGGAAACATTCAGACCAAAGAAAAGTTCAATGACTTTCAGTTACATATAGAATGGCGCAGCCCGCTTACAGTTAAAGGAAAAGGCCAGGGAAGAGGAAATAGCGGAATTTTCTTACAGGGACTGTACGAAATCCAGGTATTGGACAACAATGATAATCCTACATATGTCAACGGACAAGCCGGCAGTATTTATAAGCAACGGCCTCCACTTGTAGAATCCCGTGTGAGCGCAGGTCAGTGGCATACTTATGATATTATTTATACTGCACCACGGTTTAATAATGACGGAATGCTGATCAGCAAAGCACGGGTAACCGTACTTCACAACGGAATATTAGTACAAAACAACACCGAAATAGAGGGTACAACAGAATATATAGGTCTTCCGAAACTCAAAGCTCATGGAGCCGGTCCCATCGTCCTGCAGGATCACGGCGATCTCGTAAGTTATCGCAATATATGGATACGAAACTTATAA
- a CDS encoding S9 family peptidase yields MRRIALLFLLAGSTAVYGQRNLNLEETVFGPRTYAPVSIVSPRWIPNTNSITYLDPAYQNLMSKSASDNWKEQVLLSKSDLEQAIKIKLPNETIALRMFPYNYSWLDENTLSLEVDGKEKSYSLTYNIKSRSIDKLIGSDSKGNNKEVTADRTKVAYLIDNNIVISDAAGKITEVTSDKDEGIVNGSDYTHRQEFGINKGMWWSPDNTSLLYYRKDETMVSQYPLVQWSPRIAEAKEIRYPMAGMKSEEVTLVIYNTTTGTSTSLQTGEPKEQYLTAVTWDPNNEYIYVGVLNRGQNHLKFNKYNAKSGAFVKTLFEETTTTWVEPQTPLTFVPDNPKLFLYQSDKEGYNQLYLYDTEGKLVRKLGYKDIIVKDLLSFSAKADKVTYTGVTNNGLDRQLFEVELKSGKTTQLTSESGTHTASANSNSTYVLDQYSNLTTPNIIQIKDVKSGKSNNLIKAENPFTGKINNPKIEFVQLTTADGSTPLTGRIIYPENFDPAKKYPVMYYLYGGSHSQLVSNKWLGGAGYFDMYMAQQGYIVFTMDNRGTDARGRAFSTATHRQLGQAEMADQMKGIEFLKSKPFVDQERMGIFGWSFGGFMTTSFMVHHNDIFKAAVAGGPVIDWKYYEVMYGERYMDTPQENPEGYKLTSLLDKANQLKGDLLIIHGAQDPVVVQQNSMQFIEACIKAGKQVDYFLYPTHEHNVSGKDRIHMYEKIARYFDLHLKK; encoded by the coding sequence ATGAGAAGAATTGCATTATTATTTCTTTTGGCCGGCAGTACAGCGGTATATGGCCAAAGGAATTTAAACTTAGAAGAAACGGTTTTTGGCCCACGTACCTATGCACCGGTATCTATAGTAAGTCCCCGTTGGATTCCCAATACAAACAGCATTACCTACCTCGATCCTGCCTACCAGAATCTGATGAGCAAAAGCGCTTCTGATAATTGGAAAGAACAGGTATTATTATCCAAATCGGATCTGGAGCAAGCGATTAAAATTAAGCTCCCTAATGAAACAATTGCGTTGCGAATGTTTCCGTATAACTATAGCTGGCTGGACGAAAACACACTATCTCTGGAAGTAGACGGAAAAGAAAAATCATACAGCCTGACGTACAATATCAAATCCAGAAGTATCGATAAGCTGATCGGAAGTGACTCGAAAGGGAATAATAAAGAAGTCACAGCGGATCGTACGAAAGTCGCTTATCTGATAGACAACAATATTGTGATCTCTGATGCTGCCGGCAAAATTACCGAGGTAACCAGCGATAAGGATGAGGGGATTGTAAACGGTAGTGACTACACCCACCGCCAGGAATTTGGCATCAACAAAGGAATGTGGTGGAGTCCTGATAACACCAGCCTGCTTTATTACCGTAAAGATGAGACGATGGTCAGCCAATATCCGCTTGTACAATGGAGTCCGCGTATAGCAGAAGCTAAAGAAATACGCTATCCGATGGCAGGCATGAAATCTGAAGAAGTAACACTCGTAATTTACAACACCACTACCGGCACCAGTACCAGCCTTCAAACAGGAGAACCTAAAGAACAGTATCTGACGGCTGTCACATGGGATCCCAACAATGAATATATATATGTGGGGGTATTGAACCGCGGACAAAATCATTTAAAATTCAACAAGTATAATGCAAAATCGGGGGCATTCGTCAAAACACTGTTTGAAGAGACGACCACTACATGGGTAGAACCACAGACACCTCTGACTTTTGTTCCTGATAATCCCAAACTATTTCTTTACCAGTCAGACAAGGAAGGGTACAACCAACTTTATCTGTACGATACCGAAGGTAAGCTGGTTCGCAAACTGGGATATAAGGATATTATTGTAAAAGATTTACTTAGTTTCTCTGCCAAAGCGGATAAGGTTACATATACCGGTGTTACCAACAACGGACTGGACAGACAGCTGTTCGAAGTGGAACTTAAATCCGGAAAAACAACACAACTCACCAGTGAATCAGGTACGCATACCGCTTCGGCAAACAGCAACAGCACCTACGTACTTGATCAATACAGCAACCTGACTACGCCTAATATCATTCAGATCAAAGATGTGAAATCAGGAAAAAGCAACAATCTGATCAAGGCAGAAAATCCGTTTACAGGCAAAATCAACAATCCGAAAATCGAGTTTGTACAATTAACGACTGCAGACGGCAGTACACCACTGACAGGTCGCATTATTTATCCTGAAAATTTTGATCCTGCAAAAAAATATCCTGTCATGTACTACCTGTATGGAGGCTCTCACTCTCAGCTGGTCAGCAACAAATGGCTGGGTGGAGCAGGCTACTTCGATATGTATATGGCACAACAGGGCTATATTGTATTTACGATGGACAACCGCGGAACTGATGCGCGCGGAAGGGCATTCTCCACAGCCACACACCGTCAACTGGGACAGGCAGAGATGGCCGATCAGATGAAGGGTATAGAATTTTTAAAATCAAAACCTTTTGTGGATCAGGAGCGTATGGGAATTTTCGGATGGAGCTTCGGAGGTTTTATGACGACTTCATTTATGGTACATCATAATGACATCTTCAAAGCTGCAGTTGCCGGAGGACCGGTAATAGACTGGAAATATTATGAAGTCATGTACGGAGAACGCTATATGGATACTCCTCAGGAAAATCCGGAAGGCTATAAATTAACTTCTCTGCTTGATAAGGCAAACCAATTAAAGGGTGATCTGCTGATTATTCATGGCGCACAGGATCCTGTAGTGGTACAGCAAAACAGCATGCAGTTTATAGAGGCATGTATCAAAGCTGGGAAACAGGTGGATTATTTCCTTTACCCGACTCACGAACACAATGTTTCAGGCAAAGACCGTATCCATATGTACGAAAAAATTGCCAGGTACTTTGATCTGCATCTTAAAAAATAA
- a CDS encoding polysaccharide deacetylase family protein has translation MKSIKSWLVCLILLFLSQKGEGQTFDNIRNYKVDWSLLEKKDSQLIGLRSFTADSKTYFLAVDPVTLQTCVILSDRYKRTRSTYADICSRFNKTVYIRGFDLVRRTEQNLQNAGLDLRMPQEQGINLTIDLCPSHKPFDRVIFQSLFSAFKGKSGRLPVAISVSGKWILKHQEDLNWLKNLDKDGALQITWVNHSYSHVYNNQPLTSNFLLSKGTNMDVEVLENEKLMLRNGILPSVFFRCPGLVSDKAVIDKLLSYGLIAVGSDAWLAKGQHPGDGSIVLIHGNGNEELGVKDFIKLLQQENTAIRSGHWTLYNLSEGLEHD, from the coding sequence ATGAAGAGTATAAAATCCTGGCTGGTATGTCTGATCCTTCTTTTCTTATCACAGAAAGGGGAGGGGCAGACCTTTGACAATATCCGTAATTATAAGGTGGACTGGTCGTTGCTGGAAAAAAAGGATAGCCAGCTTATAGGTCTACGTAGTTTTACTGCCGATAGCAAAACCTATTTCCTGGCTGTCGACCCGGTTACACTGCAGACGTGTGTGATCCTGTCCGATAGATATAAACGAACCCGTTCAACATATGCAGATATCTGCAGCCGGTTTAATAAGACAGTTTATATCAGAGGCTTCGACCTGGTTCGCCGGACAGAGCAGAATCTTCAGAATGCAGGACTGGATCTTCGTATGCCGCAAGAGCAGGGGATCAATCTTACTATTGACCTGTGTCCTTCGCATAAACCATTTGATAGAGTAATTTTTCAATCATTATTCTCTGCTTTCAAAGGAAAATCGGGGCGTCTTCCTGTCGCTATTTCGGTTTCAGGAAAATGGATTCTGAAACATCAGGAGGATCTGAACTGGCTGAAAAATCTGGATAAAGACGGAGCATTACAGATCACCTGGGTTAATCATAGTTATTCACATGTGTATAACAATCAACCGCTGACTTCCAATTTTCTGTTGAGCAAGGGTACGAATATGGATGTGGAAGTTCTGGAAAATGAAAAGCTGATGCTCAGGAACGGGATCCTTCCGTCTGTATTTTTCAGATGTCCGGGATTGGTTTCGGATAAGGCCGTTATCGATAAATTATTGAGTTACGGTCTTATTGCGGTAGGTTCGGATGCCTGGCTGGCAAAGGGACAGCATCCCGGAGACGGCAGTATTGTGCTGATCCATGGTAATGGTAATGAAGAGCTCGGTGTCAAAGATTTCATTAAGCTATTGCAGCAGGAGAATACAGCTATCCGTTCCGGACACTGGACTTTGTATAATCTTAGTGAAGGTCTGGAGCATGATTAG
- a CDS encoding M20/M25/M40 family metallo-hydrolase, with amino-acid sequence MKLTSYSTWLSPVAVSLALFAGTGVFGQDKKQMVNAIVQEANTNSKLEDYAFELIDMIGPRLVGSPQMQKAHDWVVQKYTDMGAVARNEAYGEWRSWERGLSSITMTYPRIKALEGTQLSFSPSTKSKGVEAEVIALPVFKSRTEFTNWLPSVKGKIVMIAMNQPTGRSDANWKESATAAAYDKMQALKKEQANQWAASLEATGSTRRTLAIALEEAGALAVVDAYWTELPGVTRIFDAKTRKIPVVDIAQEDYGLLYRMVTRGVKPRILIQAEAKELGIAKTYNSIAEIKGKEKPDEYVVLSAHLDSWDGASGATDNGTGIITMMEAVRILKKVYPDNKRTILVGNWGSEEQGLNGSSAFVEDHPELHDKIQVVWNQDNGTGRIARISGNGFAQSYAYIGRWLQYLPEAFRNEIQTTFPGLPGSGGSDHASFVKKGIPAFMLGSASWDYGKLTWHTNRDTYDKIVFDEVRQNAIIVAILTYLACEEPELVSREKMIMPTDTDGKQMQWPTLLNPKRTSGN; translated from the coding sequence ATGAAATTAACCTCTTATTCTACCTGGCTTTCTCCTGTGGCGGTCTCTTTAGCCCTTTTTGCCGGTACCGGTGTATTCGGTCAGGATAAAAAGCAGATGGTCAATGCTATTGTTCAGGAAGCAAATACAAATTCTAAACTGGAGGATTACGCCTTTGAACTTATTGATATGATCGGCCCTCGTCTGGTCGGTAGTCCGCAGATGCAAAAGGCACACGATTGGGTAGTTCAAAAATATACGGATATGGGTGCTGTAGCGCGTAACGAAGCTTACGGAGAATGGCGTTCCTGGGAGCGGGGACTTTCCAGTATTACAATGACATATCCGAGGATCAAAGCACTGGAAGGGACGCAACTATCCTTTAGTCCGTCTACAAAAAGTAAAGGGGTTGAAGCAGAGGTGATTGCGCTTCCTGTTTTTAAATCACGAACAGAATTCACAAACTGGTTGCCTTCTGTCAAAGGAAAGATCGTTATGATAGCCATGAATCAGCCTACAGGTCGTTCGGATGCGAACTGGAAAGAATCGGCTACAGCAGCAGCCTATGATAAGATGCAGGCACTTAAAAAAGAGCAGGCAAACCAATGGGCAGCAAGTCTGGAGGCAACAGGTAGTACGCGCAGGACACTGGCTATTGCTCTGGAAGAAGCGGGAGCTCTGGCTGTAGTGGATGCATACTGGACCGAACTACCGGGTGTGACCCGTATTTTTGATGCCAAAACCCGGAAAATACCGGTTGTGGATATTGCACAGGAGGATTACGGATTACTATATCGCATGGTGACCAGAGGTGTGAAGCCCAGGATATTGATACAGGCGGAGGCCAAGGAGCTCGGGATTGCAAAAACATATAACAGTATAGCCGAAATAAAAGGTAAAGAAAAACCGGATGAATACGTCGTGTTGTCTGCGCATCTGGATTCATGGGACGGTGCTTCAGGAGCAACAGATAATGGCACCGGTATCATCACGATGATGGAGGCTGTACGTATATTGAAAAAGGTATATCCGGACAACAAAAGAACAATTCTGGTGGGTAACTGGGGAAGTGAGGAACAGGGATTGAATGGCTCTTCTGCTTTTGTGGAGGATCATCCCGAATTGCATGATAAGATACAGGTGGTCTGGAATCAGGATAACGGTACAGGTAGGATTGCCCGGATTTCAGGAAATGGATTTGCGCAGTCCTATGCGTATATCGGCAGGTGGCTGCAGTATCTGCCGGAAGCTTTCCGCAATGAAATCCAGACAACCTTTCCGGGTCTGCCAGGAAGTGGCGGATCTGATCATGCTTCCTTTGTAAAGAAAGGGATTCCTGCTTTTATGTTAGGGTCTGCTTCATGGGATTATGGTAAGCTTACCTGGCATACCAATCGGGATACGTATGATAAAATCGTATTTGATGAAGTTAGGCAGAATGCTATTATAGTTGCTATACTGACTTATCTGGCATGTGAAGAACCGGAATTGGTATCCCGTGAAAAGATGATTATGCCTACAGATACAGATGGAAAGCAGATGCAGTGGCCGACCTTGTTAAATCCAAAACGGACGAGTGGAAATTAG
- the asnB gene encoding asparagine synthase B yields the protein MCGIIGAFDLKDSSEKLRPQILEMSKRIRHRGPDWSGIFTSGKAILAHERLAIVDPKSGSQPLYSPDGQIVLAVNGEIYNHKELRATLPDYEFSTNSDSEVVLALYQAKGPSFIEDLNGIFAFALYDASKDVFLVARDHMGIIPLYYGTDEQGQFFVSSELKSLEGFCTQMDQFPPGHYLYSANGLSPQRWYQRDWDTYDTVKDADTDIDKLRTALEDAVHRQLMSDVPYGVLLSGGLDSSVIAAITKKFASKRIESGDQEEAWYPQLHSFAVGLKGAPDLIAAQRAADHIGTIHHEINFTIQEGLDAIRDVIYHLETYDVTTIRASTPMYLLARVIKSMGIKMVLSGEGSDELFGGYLYFHKAPNAQEFHEETVRKLKKLYLYDCLRANKSLAAWGVEGRVPFLDKEFIDVAMTINPKDKMIKDGRMEKWVIRKAFEDYLPESIAWRQKEQFSDGVGYSWIDTLKAQAEEKVSDAEFATAADRFPVNTPKNKEEFLYRTIFESHFPSEAASKTVPSVKSVACSTPEALAWDASFQNLNDPSGRAVAAVHNESYEKAKTEVAL from the coding sequence ATGTGCGGAATTATTGGAGCATTCGACTTAAAAGATTCATCTGAGAAGCTAAGACCTCAGATTTTAGAAATGTCAAAACGTATTCGTCACCGTGGACCGGACTGGTCCGGTATTTTTACTTCCGGCAAAGCCATTCTCGCGCATGAGCGTCTGGCTATTGTGGATCCCAAATCAGGCAGTCAGCCCCTATACAGTCCTGACGGCCAGATCGTGCTGGCCGTGAACGGTGAGATCTATAACCATAAAGAATTGAGAGCAACCTTGCCGGATTATGAGTTTTCGACAAACAGCGATTCAGAAGTGGTATTGGCTCTTTATCAGGCCAAAGGACCTTCTTTTATAGAGGATTTGAACGGTATTTTTGCGTTTGCACTTTACGATGCCAGTAAAGATGTCTTTCTGGTAGCCCGTGATCATATGGGGATTATCCCCTTGTACTACGGTACGGATGAGCAGGGACAGTTTTTTGTGTCCTCTGAATTAAAGTCACTGGAAGGATTCTGTACACAGATGGATCAGTTTCCTCCGGGACATTATCTGTATAGTGCGAATGGTCTGTCTCCACAGCGCTGGTATCAGCGGGATTGGGATACTTACGATACGGTGAAAGATGCAGATACGGATATTGATAAATTGCGTACGGCTCTGGAAGATGCAGTACACCGTCAGCTGATGTCTGATGTCCCTTACGGTGTATTGCTTTCCGGAGGACTGGATTCTTCTGTAATAGCTGCTATTACCAAAAAATTTGCATCCAAACGTATTGAATCCGGGGATCAGGAAGAAGCGTGGTACCCGCAGTTGCACTCTTTTGCGGTAGGGCTTAAAGGTGCACCGGATCTTATTGCAGCACAAAGAGCGGCAGATCATATCGGCACGATTCATCACGAGATCAATTTTACGATTCAGGAAGGCCTGGATGCGATCAGGGATGTTATCTATCATCTGGAAACTTATGATGTGACGACTATCCGGGCGTCAACGCCTATGTATCTGCTGGCCAGAGTTATCAAATCCATGGGTATCAAAATGGTGCTGTCCGGAGAAGGTTCGGATGAATTGTTCGGAGGGTACCTGTACTTTCATAAAGCACCAAATGCACAGGAGTTTCATGAAGAAACGGTACGTAAACTAAAAAAACTATATCTGTACGATTGCCTGCGTGCTAATAAATCACTGGCTGCATGGGGTGTGGAAGGACGTGTGCCGTTTTTAGATAAAGAGTTTATAGATGTCGCTATGACGATCAATCCAAAGGATAAAATGATCAAAGATGGCCGTATGGAAAAATGGGTGATACGTAAGGCATTCGAAGATTATCTTCCGGAAAGTATAGCCTGGAGACAAAAAGAGCAGTTCTCAGATGGGGTAGGGTATAGCTGGATTGATACACTGAAGGCGCAGGCTGAAGAAAAAGTGTCTGATGCTGAATTTGCTACTGCTGCGGATCGTTTTCCGGTCAATACACCAAAAAATAAAGAAGAATTCCTGTATCGTACTATTTTTGAATCACATTTTCCATCGGAAGCTGCTTCAAAAACAGTTCCTTCGGTCAAGTCAGTTGCCTGCAGTACACCTGAAGCTCTGGCATGGGATGCCTCTTTCCAAAATCTGAATGATCCTTCCGGCAGAGCAGTTGCCGCCGTGCATAACGAAAGTTATGAAAAGGCCAAGACGGAAGTTGCCTTGTAG
- a CDS encoding Crp/Fnr family transcriptional regulator, with product MNSDPFKVYRNSAIEAKDLKNISSRHELIHFSKGDMILKEGKLTHEYYLLESGLVRSYVHDYEGNEITTDFFGDNEIVIDVTSLFLKIPSQENIQCLTDCKAWKLDYDTFQMLYHTIPAFNEWGRAWMTYALHIMKKRSIDMVSLSALQRYNQLIVSKPQIFQFAPLKHIASYLGVTDTSLSRIRKEAVQ from the coding sequence ATGAATTCAGATCCGTTTAAAGTATACAGGAATTCTGCCATCGAGGCTAAAGACCTGAAAAACATCTCTTCCAGACACGAATTGATTCACTTCTCCAAAGGGGATATGATCTTAAAAGAAGGAAAACTTACTCATGAATACTACCTGTTGGAGAGCGGTCTGGTACGTTCATATGTACACGACTACGAGGGCAACGAGATTACCACAGATTTTTTTGGAGACAACGAGATCGTTATTGATGTGACCTCCCTTTTTCTAAAAATTCCCTCTCAGGAAAATATACAATGCCTGACAGACTGCAAAGCCTGGAAATTAGACTATGACACGTTCCAGATGCTGTATCATACCATACCTGCGTTCAATGAATGGGGACGTGCCTGGATGACGTATGCGCTGCATATTATGAAAAAGCGGTCTATTGATATGGTATCCCTGTCTGCCTTGCAGCGCTATAATCAATTAATAGTTAGCAAACCACAGATCTTCCAATTCGCACCACTCAAACATATTGCATCTTACCTGGGGGTCACAGACACTTCCCTTAGCCGCATCCGAAAAGAAGCCGTACAAT